The genomic DNA aagaaaacaacgaTAAATATTGAGAGATTGTGTCTGTATCAACCTAACTAGTTACCTGTAGTAAAAGAACCAAACATCTTCCCTAGGGCATCAGACAGCTGCTTGTAGCTCTTGTACATCTTCAAGTCAACCTTACGGAGGTAAGGCGCTCCATCCATGGAAACCTTCACGAACGCTGCACTTGCCACGCCTCCGGTACTGCTCATGATTCCCTTCTCACCGGCCTCCTCACTAGCACTGCTCTTGTTGTTATGAGCCACAATATTCTTTCTGTATGACCGCACTGGTGGCCAACCGACAACCTGAGCCCTGCGATCAAAGTTTTTTCAGGTTGGATCATTAGTTATGAACAAGCAGGGAACAAATCTTCGTTCTCCTCTCCACTGATTTGCATTTCACCGGATCTAGAACTAAAGATCGGAGATCTATGTTGCCTCTCTTAGCCAGGAGctgaatataaataattactgTACAATAGtctcgaaaaaaaagaaagggaaactCAAAAAAGGAGGACAGCCTTGGCCCCTAATGATGTTATAACCCTAAAAGATATCGGTTACGTCCTTTACCATTAGTGGAAATGTATGTCTAGCTAAGAAACCTAacaaaattaagaagaaaCGATAAGAGAACCTGCACCTAATTGTTCGAAACCAAACGACTTACTTGGCTGGTGGCTTTGCAGGATCCGATTTCATCTTCTCCTGGGTGTAGTTACATGGATCCATATGTGGTGACTCCTTTGCCTTGAGGTCGAGTTTGAGGTCCACTTCAGTCACGGAAAACCCTCTCTTTCCGCTGGCTCGTACGACTTCGACCTCGGCTCCATGATCTCCACCAGGCAAGCTGAGGGTCAGCTCAGCTCCAGCGAGCATGTTGACAGTCGTCG from Punica granatum isolate Tunisia-2019 chromosome 2, ASM765513v2, whole genome shotgun sequence includes the following:
- the LOC116194173 gene encoding auxin-responsive protein IAA14-like, with product MEGRTTTVNMLAGAELTLSLPGGDHGAEVEVVRASGKRGFSVTEVDLKLDLKAKESPHMDPCNYTQEKMKSDPAKPPAKAQVVGWPPVRSYRKNIVAHNNKSSASEEAGEKGIMSSTGGVASAAFVKVSMDGAPYLRKVDLKMYKSYKQLSDALGKMFGSFTTGNYGAHQGMIDFMNENKLRDLLSGSDYVPTYEDKDGDWMLVGDVPWEMFVDSCKRLRIMKGSEAIGLAPRAMEKCKSRS